The Halobacteria archaeon AArc-dxtr1 region ACGAGCCCCCAGAGGAGCCACTCGACCGGGAGCGCCATCTCGGTAAACGAGAGGGTGGCGGCGATCAGAGCGACGCCGACGAGCAAGACGGTGGCGGTTCCCATCGATGCACGACCCTGAATGCGGACGTACCGTTCGTCGACGGCGCCGGTCCGCTGTTGGGTTCTGTAGTAGTAGTACATCGCGATTCCGGCGATCGCCCCGAACCCGAGGACGACGCCGAGAATCGGCACGTCGAGGTCGAGGTAGCCGACGGTGAATCCGAGAGCCAGTCCGACAACGGCGATCGCGACGATGGCGATTCGTGATCTATCGATCCACATTATATGTAAAGCGTATTTTACACAGTGTAATAAGTATTTTCCATATTGTCTGTAGAATACGCCAATATAGTCAGGATAGCAGCATCCAATGAGAGTGATCTCCAGAGAACAGACGAAACACCCCCAGGTTTGGCCCGTCAGGTCAAAGTCCGACTCTCGACAGCCCCCGGCCGCCCCTCGCCTGCGAGACTCTCAATTCGTTCGTTCGTCGGTAGCGTCTGCGTCAGTGTCGGTTGAACCGACAGAATTTGTCCCGTTCGGACGCGAACCTGAGTGAGTAGCGGGCGGTTCGTGGTGGTATATCACGTCACCGTCGATGACGTAGTACCCGCCCCTGTCTTCGATCACGCGCCGGTCGCAGTCGATAGCGACGTCGACCAGTTCCTCAAGGGACGCGACCCCGATCTGTGGCCGGTTACAAACCGTCTCAGGTAGCGTCCCACGCGAGATCCAGTCGGCGAATCGTTCTCGCTCGTGATCAGTCGCGATTAGTTCGAGTTGCTGTTGGTCGGGAGCCAAAACGCCCCGATACTTGGCGACACAGATCGCGCCGAGGGCGACAAGAGCGCCAAGAAGAACAGCTAGCGGACCAAACGCCGCTGTCGAAGGGTCCGAATCAGTGCTCGAAACGAGTTCCGTTCGCTGCTCGACGTACTCGCTGTCTTCCGGTCCGGTTAGGGCGTAGGTGTCGCCGTCGGCATCGACGACCAGTTCGTACTCGTCAGTGTGCTCGACGGACTCGCCGTCGATACTCCCCTCGAGAGAGACGTGTGCGAAGACGACCGTCTCGAGCGTCCCCTCGGAGCTACCGAGGCCCTCCTCGATATCCGTTGCCTCATTGTCCATTGCCGATACGTTAGCGTCGAACGTCGCCGTCTGCTCCTCCCCGGGACCGACACCGTCCTCGCTCTCGGATGCGAGTGGTTCCTCGACCGACCAGTGCTCGCCGTCTTCGCCGTCGACGGAACGGACGACGCGGACGAGGTCGACGTCGACCGCGACGTCGCCACTGGGGGCATCGTAGGCGTAGGTGAACTCACCCTCGAGGATCGGCATGACCTCCGTATAGTACAGCGATCGATCCTCAAGGTGTTCGCCGACCGCAAAGACGTCGTTCTCTTCTCGGACCTCCGCCCCGTGCTCGAAGTCGCCAGTCGTCGACCAGGCGTCGACGGTTCGCTGTTGCTCGTCCGTGGAATCGTCGCCGACGGCGCCGTACGCTGCCCAGCCGCCGAACAGGCTGAGCGCGAGCAACGCGACGACGACGAGGACGAACCACTCGTCCAGCGCCGTCCGTGCGCGGACGATCAGTCGGCCACTATTGATGTTCATCGTCGATACCCCCCGCGTTCGTGTTCGCTGTCGTATGCATCGTTCTCACCAGTTGAAACCGCTCGCTCGTTCCGTGCGCCTGCGCGTCCGCGTTCGAATCCGGCCGACTCCGAGCAACAGGGCGAACGGAAGGGCGACCAGACCGACGATGGTCCCGGTTACCGCCGCCATCGCGACCCACGGGTGGATCGCGTGCAGCGAGAGGACGACCGACGTCGGCAACACCGCGAAGTAACGGTACTCCGAGAGCGACCGCAGATAGTACCCCGTCTCGTCGGGGGCGGTGACCGAGATCGTCGCATTTACCGACTCGCCCCGATCGAGCGTCGCTTCACCACCGTCGTCGACGGCGATCTTCTCGCTCGT contains the following coding sequences:
- a CDS encoding DUF1129 domain-containing protein, with translation MWIDRSRIAIVAIAVVGLALGFTVGYLDLDVPILGVVLGFGAIAGIAMYYYYRTQQRTGAVDERYVRIQGRASMGTATVLLVGVALIAATLSFTEMALPVEWLLWGLVFGGIIVDEALLELYRRRM
- a CDS encoding DUF5305 domain-containing protein, yielding MNINSGRLIVRARTALDEWFVLVVVALLALSLFGGWAAYGAVGDDSTDEQQRTVDAWSTTGDFEHGAEVREENDVFAVGEHLEDRSLYYTEVMPILEGEFTYAYDAPSGDVAVDVDLVRVVRSVDGEDGEHWSVEEPLASESEDGVGPGEEQTATFDANVSAMDNEATDIEEGLGSSEGTLETVVFAHVSLEGSIDGESVEHTDEYELVVDADGDTYALTGPEDSEYVEQRTELVSSTDSDPSTAAFGPLAVLLGALVALGAICVAKYRGVLAPDQQQLELIATDHERERFADWISRGTLPETVCNRPQIGVASLEELVDVAIDCDRRVIEDRGGYYVIDGDVIYHHEPPATHSGSRPNGTNSVGSTDTDADATDERTN